AAACCCAAGTATGCTCCCAATATCTGTAATCGAGAGTGTGTCTGTTCATCCTCGTGCGTGGTGGAGCGTTAGCCGCCTGAATGCACTTAGCTTAGCATCATGCTGAGCAGTGGTGAACGCGCTGTCGTTTTGGATTTTATTGACAACAGTAAATAATTCTGTCTTGTTCACTTGGAAGTCGTTCTCATTCCCCGTTTGATGCGCATCCTCGCAGGCGTTAACTCTCTTTCTGTCCCCCAGACCGAGAGGTCCTACCAGAAACAACCCACCATCTTCCAGAACAAGAAGCGTGTTCTGGTCCCGGAGGGTGGGAAGGAGGCGAAGGAGAAGCTGCCCCGCTACCACAAAAGTGTCGGGCTTGGCTTTAAAACCCCAAGAGAGGTACAATGTCAAAGAAACAAAGTTCCAGAAGTCATCTGCATGTCTTTGCTTCTTCTGTACCGGGTGACAGTGACCAACCTGTGTTGTTTACAGGCTATTGAAGGCACTTACATTGACAAGAAATGCCCCTTCACTGGAAACGTCTCCATTCGTGGTCGTATCCTCTCTGGTCAGTGCTTCTGAAAGGTTTACTTAAAAGCAGATACTGTTCATCCTAAACATACATGCTAAACATGCCATACAATGTGACTTAATTACTTAAGTTGAAGTTGTTTGCAGTTTAAGGAATTCTTGAACATAAGTTCGAGTTGTGGAAGAAACAAAATCCCCAATGTATTTGTGATTAATTGTAGTCTTCAATATTTATAAATTCATCTCTTAAAACAAAAAGGGGTGGTCGGTCAGGTGGTGAAGTTGCGTCACAAAAGTGCATGAAATAATTTCGCTAAAGTTGAGTGAACTGTTTCAGTCtggtcatttgttttcattcttgaTTCCAGTCTCTGCAttgcaaatgatgtttttctCACGATGGTCTTCCAAGCCTCAGTGGTTCTGACGACGATGCCTCATGGCAACACTGATGCAGTGCAGATGCTCATTATCTTCAGCTTAGCACGGGCATGTTCCTTAGTGCCACAGTCTCGACTGATTTTACAGGGAATCCAAGCAAACGCCTGTATATGTTTAACAAGGAATCCATAGCTTTGCTTGTAATTTGTGTAAAATTGATGGTACACTGAACCAGCTCTCTATATTCCAGGTGTGGTGACCAAAATGAAGATGCAGAGGACCATCGTTATCAGGCGCGACTACCTGCATTACATCCGCAAATACAACCGCTTTGAGAAGAGGCACAAGAACCTGTCAGTCCATCTGTCCCCGTGCTTCAGGTAGTCACTGATTCACCCATTTACCTTCATCAGTTTCTTTATAAACAGCCTCCCCTCAATGTAAATTAACGTCTTAGTCAATTTACATTGctgcaaatgatgtttttctCACGATGGTCTTCCAAGTTGATCTTTGACGACACTGCCTAATGGCTTCACTGAAGCAGCGCTGTGGGTGGCCTTCGCTGTCGACCGTTGTTATAAGGAGTCTAATTCTGTGTTTTGTCCTTTGCAGAGATGTCTCAGTCGGCGATATTGTGACGGTGGGAGAGTGCAGACCCCTCAGCAAAACCGTGAGGTTCAACGTCCTCAAAGTGACTAAGGCTGCTGGAGCCAAGAAGCAGTTCCAGAAATTTTAGGTGCGAGACTGACCAGGATGTGAAAGCATGAGATTAGTAATTTATTATTCGACTTGTCTATAAACTGGGTAGATCCTGTTTTAAAGTGGCAGAAGACTACAAACTTGCATTGTAAGTGTTGCTGTAATTTTGTTCGATACATGCCATATCATTGGTACTTTGTGTAGTAACTTAGTCACAAAGTGACATGTGGCCTGCTCCTAGTTATGCTTTTATAGTTCTATTTCCCTTAACAGTGTTttacatctgtttttttttttaattttttttatacatttcagTGAGCTATTAAACTGCTGCAAGTGATGTTCTTTCTCACGATGGTCTTCCAAGCTCAGCGCTTTGACGACACTGCCTTATGGCTTTGCTGATGCAGCTCTGTTATTAGACCATTTTACTGGATTATTTCCGTTCACAAATCCTAATTCTATTCATTTGGCTCTACAGAAATGTTGGCGACGTGACTGAGTGCCCACCCCTCAATAAAACCCAGAGGGTCGACGTCCTCAAAGTGACAAAGGCTGTTGGAGCCAAGACATCCCatctgtcaaataaaaaaaatgtgtttaaaagttGAGTCTCTTGTtttctattgtttgttttttttaagatgttcTCTATTCAAGAGCTTCTGTTTGAGTTGATCGGTAATCATTTGTTAGTTCCCTTTAGATAAACCTTTTTGCATTCTGGTCTGAATGTTATACACTGAAGAGTGGATGTGAACCCCAAAAAAGTCCAGCTGACAACAATGCCACATGTGTCAGAATGATGTGACAGTTAAAATTAATGCTAAAATACAATGGTTGCAGCAATGAGGAACTGAAGACCAGCATTCATAGACTTCGAATGGAAGGTTTCGATTAGTCATCTCGTACTTTGCTCACCTGATTTTCACTCTCTAGATGTGAAACTAAATGAGATTTTTGTGCTGATGAATACATTGGAAAACCGTGGTGAAAAAATGAGCCGACATCTGCTTCAGTGGCATGGCAACGGTTTAAGGGGCAACGCCCCCCTCTAGTGgtcaaacattttgaaaaacattttaaggtTAGCGTGTTTTACTACCAAGCTTAATCTTGGAAGAGCTCGGTGTTTTTAATACAGTTTAAGTACTGCAAATACTGTTCTGTTCTCACATGTCAAACGGTCCTCAGATGCTTCAAAGGTTTTACAGGTGACAGACTGGAGAGGGCGTTTTCataaataatatacatttaaGATTGCAACTTGTGAACCTTGCGTGAATGTCCAGtcgaataaataaaaaaataaaaaaaaatagaaaaaaagttttgcagTTGAGAAGTGATCGATAGGTGGCGACAGATATCTAAAGTTGAATCATTTGCGTTGAGGATGAGCAGCAATCTGACGcctatttgtttgtgtttttatgtcctAGGTTGGTTCAGCTCATATTTATTCGACTCATATTTTCCCCAACTCTCAGACAAAACGCTGCTCGGTGGCTCACGCCGTCTAAATGCGTTCACGTCTTCAGAGAGCCACCACCAACTGGGAAGTCCATCCATCCTCAGGCCCATCATCCCTGCTTCACTTAGGAGGCCATGTGACTCCCacccaccatcaccatcattaaCATAATAATGCTCCACATATTTCCCCCCTCTCAACATCGGCATATGGCGTGACGTCACGGGAGAAAGTGACTCTTGAGACGCTCATCATTCATCATGAACAGATGTCAAGTAAAAGTTGAAAATAGCTGTTTCTTCCAGTCCCTCCTTCTTTCCTACCTTTTATCTTCTATACTTCCTTCCCGAATTCTTTCCCTCTTCCATTGCCACCTCCGGCTTCTCTATTCTcattcttccttcctcccttcacGCCTCATATCATTCCTTCATCCTTTCTTTCCTCTGTTCCCACATCTCCATCtcacattttcttctgttttcttccACTAAATCTGCAGTTTCCCATTCACTCTGAATGAGGAtagaatgaaacaaacaaacaaaaatattcgGCATCCATATTCAATGAAATACGATTTCGCAAGAACACTACGGTCACATGACATTCCAGCAGTTTGGCGACTTGTTTGCTCAGCAGCAGTCTCGCAAACATGTGCGTCCGACAGCAGGGGTGTTATCTTAAAGGGTCAGCTCAATGTGGGTAATGATAGCTATCAAAACAGTGGCCTTCTGGTGACCCAGCAGGGGGTCGGCTGTAATAGGGGGTCGTGGACCACAACAAAATGTTTGCATGCAGAAAAATACTTAGCTTATACAGTGGATTTAATGTAGCGGAACAGATGAGCATAAAGCTGCCTTCATTCCTTGTGAATTCCATCAAACACAAGATTAAAATTAGatgtaataatttgtttttcagtgtcatATGAAAGTCACTAAAGCCAAAATATAGCTATAAATACCCCCCAAAAATAATGCTTGAGAATGACTGTTCCCAAACGCATGAGCTTTTTGCACAATATGTATGTACAAATACATCATTTTCTGTCCACAAAATGTTGGCCAATATTGATCATCCGATCCCCCTGATGTACCCATCCATCTTCTACCAGTCAtatcacgggggcagcagctggagcaaagtGGCCCGGACTTCACTCTTCACACACCTTCCttagccatatatatatatatatatatatatatatatatatatatatatatatatatatatatatatatatatatatatatatatatatatatatatatatatatatatatacacacacacacacacacaggggttggacaaagtaatggaaacaccttttatatatatatgaaacagattttttttcttagcgTAGAAACATGGCAGTCAGTTTGAGCACAAAGTTTGTTGACCTTTTCAATTGTAGCTACCAAAATCCCACTGGACGTCCAGCAGCCCTCCGCTGGGGTGAACAACAAGCGCACTGTCAGCTCCACAGTGGGTCAATGCTGGGTCACCCCTCACATCTGGACATGCCATCATAAAGACACAAAGGCAGTCGATGTTCAGGCTCCAAACACGAACTGATGTCTGGCAACATCTTGTCTAGAAGGAAAAGAAATGCTCATAAAAACATCAGTTACTAGCAGATGGTTGAGAGTCAGCCCTTCCTCAGAACCAAGCAACTTAAAAATGCTCTCTTCACTGAGAGCTTTGTCCAGAGAGGGTTGAACTCACCCTCAGTTGAGGTTGTTGTTCTGTTCACCAAATTTTAAGGACAGAGTTTCTACACACATGTTTTTTGGGTTGCGGGTCCAAAAGAGTCGACCTTATTGAACTCAGTATCACCTGTTCTTATGTGCTTGTAGGCTCCGACCATCCCTTCACGCGAGGTCAACACatgtttttgctgtttaaaaTATAGTTATGGACTGGCTGACAGCGGAGTGCCATTCATTGAACTGATAGCAGGCGTATGGATGGACAGATACCGCAGTCCACAACATGGAGCTCACACAGGTGAGGACGTATGACAGCACTGTAACTCAGTCATGTCAAACTCATGGGCCACATCTGGCCTGCTACATAATGCCATGTGAACAtcaaaatgcactgcaacagttgacgcTTTTGTGAGATCAAAGAGAACCACAGGTGTTGAGTTTGACCAACGTTCTGAACTGCAACCAAGATTTCAGATGTAAAGAAAGATGCGATGTAAAGAGGGAGGAAAGTCTTCCATCCACATGAAGACTGTGTTGGTCATATCTGTGCAACATTTGTGTCGGAATTTTTCCACATGAAACCAGTGTTttgactcactgctgctgcattttcatccattttAACTGTCCTATGAAGAAtatttttcagaaatatttGCTTATTAAATTATTTCTACAATCCTGGACAGTGTCCTCCCCACGCCCTAAAGAAGTGACACTTGACCTCGACGCTCCTGGAGATGTTCCTCTGATTTTCAAATCAATTAGGTGAGGGAAACTAGATCCGAGCATATCAAGATGAACAGCTCTCAGGTCAGAGGTTGCCGTCACGGCTGCCTGTTTACACGGCGGCGCCGCTTGCGTCTTCACTGAAACCAAAATCGTTTGGCAGATGTGCTCTCCTCCTGGTACAGTTATATATGCCAGTGAGTCAAAACAATCCCACCTCAAGTGTGGTGGAGTGGAGGATCATTTACAAGCCTTTGACTGGCCGCCGCTCACCTGGCTGTCGGGGAGAGAGCCTCACAACCACATCCTGGATTTGCAGGGCAGCCGCCTAATTCAATATTCTCATGTTCTGCTGCGTTCATGCTCGTCTGTCAGACGGACAAGTGTCCTTCTCTCGTTTTACACCACGTTGTCAGATCAAAGGCGGGCGGCTGCTGACCGTGCAGTGGACCTGGTGTTGGGTGTAGCTCGTGCTCTTGGGGCATGTGTGAACCATCTAGCACGGCTGTCAGAGGGACATCCCTGGGGTGCACTCTCACTGACGGATGGCTCCAAGATCTGCAGTGCGGGAGTGTGGCATGACCCTAAACACGCACCCAAGAACCTTGAAGGGGTTTAGAGAGACACTCTATTGTTTCTGCATTAGTCATCGACTGTGGTTGTCATCGTCATTCGTGCTGGAAACATACTGTAAATCACTTGCATGGCATCATATTTGTACTGTAAAGCTCCCGCCTGATCTTTAGTGACACAGCAAATCTAGCAGTAGATCAACGTAGCCAGATAAGAAGGTTCAAGACTCAAAAGGGGTCGCCATCGGCAGACCATAACAAAGGAGTCTGTAGTCCTGACACTACCGACAGTTCTCCACAGCTATGTCACAATACTgtagattttttaaaactgtattaCTTTAACAGAGTTGGCGGGGGTGGAGCTTGTCCAAGCGACTTGGGGCACGAGTCAGggaacaccctggacaggtccatCCCAAGATACATCCGACTttcgactgggatcggttctgaccaaccggttgtaagttgGATTGGATGTAATTCAAATAGCCAAcccgagggttataggtgctactgtagtggtagatcggtgtgtgagagtgagatgctgggatactgtgctgacgtaactgttgtacgcttTGCCAGgcattgaataataaaaaaaaaaaagcatctgccccgtggtcgtaagtacaggtgaaCGTAAGTCCAGCAGGTAgctgtaagtcagatgttacttgtaaaaaGGGCTGAATCTTTGTTGCCTCAaactggatttgaacccaggacctTCTGGCGAAACCACTGTGTTCCTTTAAAGCAATGGACACAAACAATGCAGAGTTAAGTGAAATTAATGAAATAAACCTAAAAGAtatatttcagtatttattaTTGTGAATTACTATTGTCCCTGATAAGCTTCCTTATATCTCTAAAACTCTTACTGCTGTGCTGACTGGGTGGTGGGATACCCAACCCAATAAGGAGTCTGAAGACTGTTAGTACAACACAACGACAGCTTTTGTGATTGATAACATACAGACTTTCAGAAGTTGTTAGCCCTCAGACTTGTTGATTCGAAAATGCCTCCAGTTGCCCAAAAGCCTCATTTTTGTCTCTAACTTGTGCTTCACAAGCACCGGAAGCGGCTCCTTTGTGCGTGAAAATGTCACAAAAGAACGGTAAAGTGTAACAATTCCCTCCACAAAAGGTAACCAGAGAAACTCCAAGCAACGCCCCACAGCAACAGTTTGTGCTGTTATCGAGCGCTTCCTCCACTGCTAGGAGGAATTCACCTCGGCAGATGGCGGGGCCAGCGCCCCTGAGGCCCTGAGGCAACGCTACACCCTGGGACCCGGATACCTAATCGTACCCTGTTGAGCCTTTCACCCGCTGCTCCGTCGCTCCCAATGTTATCTCATCTCTCTGACCTATTGTGGCTTCCATCGCTGATAATGACAGTAGAGAGACCCACACAGGGCCAGAGCTGGGACTAGCTCTCCCTGGAGAGAGACAGTTCCATGGGAAACCTCGGAGTAATCGATCTCAACATCTTGTCTCGGCCGGCTGATCTGTTTTCTCATCTTGACCTGCTGAGCTGATAGTGGTCACAGATTACCTTGATTTTACTGCTGTGAAAGGAACAACAGCATCTGCCTGTCTGCACACTTGACTCCTGAAAATGCTACGTGACAGAAGGAACAAGATGCTTGTTGCTCCGATGCTTTGGAGATTCACCTGTTGCCGTGTATTATGGGAGCGGTGCTTCTGCTTTTTAGCATCAGAATTTAACCTTTATCCTACATTGCTTTTGCTGGGAGAGGAGAGAAACCTTTGCAACAGCAACCAGAAAATTTGCGTCCAAAAATGCTGTAAATAATTACAATGAAATACTCTGTTCTCCaactaaaataaagaaatgactaAATATGACATTTATCCTCAATATTTCACTGTTGACAGCTTGAAAAAAAGAAGCCAAGACAGCAAGGGTTAAGATCATGAGAGAGCGAGTGAGGTAAAACTGAAGCAAGTCAACATGTGACATTCGCCTCTTAGCTCCACCCTCTGTTCATGTACTATTGGAAGACCATATGCTTTGAATTCACTGGCTTACAAAACCCCAGTTCTCACACACTGCTCAACCAAAATGACTCAGGTTGTTCCTTTTTTGTGGTCTTAATTTCCCCTGTGAATACGCCATCTAGACCACGGTGTGACCTCGGTTCCCACCAGCAAAGGTATTGTCACAATGTCCCAGTTCTCACTCAGTTCTTAGGCCAAATAACCTAAAAGTATAATGTGTATTAGCTGGCAAAAGTGCGATAAAATAGCATAGAATGGGTTGAGATCACTGTAGTACAAGGCTAAGTCGTGggtgtttttgttcaaattcgCATGAGGCGGTTTGTTTTATCATTTAATTCCAACTACAGTGAACTAAGGAGAGTCATGCTCCTCATTTTGTTCATCAGTCAGACATGTTTCACCCCAaattaaaactgacagaacactgGGAAAGTGAGTCGCATTGGACGTATTGCCAAAATGCAATTGCTTGGTTGGTTTGAATCAACGTGGGGAGTGGTGTTACACATACAGCAGTAGACGTAGAGCAGGGCGGTATCTGGTGTCTGTAGCGGCATGTAACTGGCTTTGGGAATACAGCAAGTGTGTGGATCCCTGGAGGGATCGGTTCTCAGCTGTTGCAATGGGGTGCTAATTCTGAGTTTCTTTTGGTCTCTCCCACCACACACCTCAACTTGCATGAAATGTATCTGGTTCTCAGGCTTCCATCCACCTGCCACATCACAACCGACTAGCGACACATCCTCCGCCACATGACTCATGGGCTCGCTTGACCCTAGACTTTTCAGAAGCTCACTTACAAGGGCATCCACAGCATCGGCCCTCAGGCACCTCTCTCTCACACCTGCAAGTGACCCCAGGTCCTCTCCTTTTTTCTGCCTCACTGACACCACTCTCCACCATGGGGGGTGGGCTGGATCAGTCGCTTCATGAGGTGGAcacatgcattaaaaaaaaaaaaaaaaccacaaaaaTTCTATGTACTTGGGTGCCAAACTTTCTTCACTTCAATAAACATTTAtatcatcatattttttattgttgtgtcTTATAGTGCGCAGGACAAAGGTCGTGCTGCCACTGTGAGGTGTTTTTTTCAGGCTTCAGTATAAAGGAACTAGAGGGGGGGATCACCTTGCGTTAGTTTACTCCAGCTGAAGAGAGAACAAAGGAGATGAAAAGAAGACGAACACGCCCTCTCACCATGCCGCAGACTCGCTCTTTGTAGTCGCACTATCAATATGTAACCAAGAGTaagcaaatgtgtgttttcgAGCGACAATGCTGAGACAAACAGTGCTCCCACTTCTCTCATGGGATCTTTCATTGTTTGGACCAGAATAAACACTGGAAGTCAATTGACCTGTCAGCGCTTTCATTCCATTCGAGGAACGTCGTGATCATATGCAGATTCAGAGgacattgtttttttgcttgaagCCACTCGTGCTATGCTTCAAAATCTGGACTACATTTGGTGGCTTTTGTGAATATTCTCATCCAAAAATGATGCGGACGACGGGGATTTAGTGTGATGACAGATACAATGTTAACTGGAAAGAAGGAAGCCCAGTGTCCCATAACTCCTGAGAGGCTTGACGTGATTTCCCCCCATAATTCCATAGTCTCTAAATGGTGTCTTTGTGTGGGACCCTGGAAACAAACAATGAGTGATATAGATAGCATGACCTGCTGCGTCCCCTGTGGTACTGTTGACCCTGTTGACATGTCATGTCTGGTGGCAAAATAAATACGGCAGCAGGACGCCCTCCTTGAGAAAGAAAGAATGTCTCCTCAGATGAGCCTCCAGTGACACGGCTGATACCCCAACAGTGTTTAAAGCTAGCGGGAGACAACAGCAAACACTGAGCATTCCctcaaaagagaaaacaaatcttGTAGTTGTGTCCCATTAAAGTTCCTTTATCTTTAGATTGCATCAGTGAGACCACCACGGTTCGAAGGGAGGAATGTTTCTAATGTTCCTCCAGGGATGAAACAACTTTATTTGATTTACAAGTATGATAACTAAACTCCACTGTGCAGGTCATAAGTGTCAGACTCACTGGTGTAAGAGGCCAACATTCAAAAGAGAGTCTCAGTTTGTTGTGCAAACAGGAGTGATGTTTACTATTCTTGAGGAAAGAGTTCAGTCCCATATATATTAGATGCTTTGCTCTTCTAACCTGGACACATCAATAGTGGTGACCCCCAAGGTATTTTGGGTCTTGACAAGCTTCTGCGGTCCTCAGAGGCCCTTGTTTTCGATGCTGTCTCAGCAGCACCAGTGATGTTCCTGATGGTTGTCTTGCGGCGCATTTGTCGTATCCTGAGTAGCTTGCAAAGCAAACCAATTCAACGCCAATATGGCTGTTATCCGGTCTTCAAAACTCCTCATACTGGTCTCGCTTCAGCTCAAATGCCTCCTGTATGTGGGTTTTGCCTTCCCGGGCCATTCCAGCACCTGCCTCAATGAGCCATGCCAGGCCTTGAAAGCAGTCACTGCAGTGG
The genomic region above belongs to Synchiropus splendidus isolate RoL2022-P1 chromosome 19, RoL_Sspl_1.0, whole genome shotgun sequence and contains:
- the rps11 gene encoding 40S ribosomal protein S11, which encodes MADAQTERSYQKQPTIFQNKKRVLVPEGGKEAKEKLPRYHKSVGLGFKTPREAIEGTYIDKKCPFTGNVSIRGRILSGVVTKMKMQRTIVIRRDYLHYIRKYNRFEKRHKNLSVHLSPCFRDVSVGDIVTVGECRPLSKTVRFNVLKVTKAAGAKKQFQKF